One window from the genome of Oryctolagus cuniculus chromosome 1, mOryCun1.1, whole genome shotgun sequence encodes:
- the LINGO2 gene encoding leucine-rich repeat and immunoglobulin-like domain-containing nogo receptor-interacting protein 2 has product MLHTAVSCWQPFLGLAVVLIFMGSTIGCPARCECSAQNKSVSCHRRRLMAIPEGIPIETKILDLSKNRLKSVNPEEFISYPLLEEVDLSDNVIANVEPGAFNNLFNLRSLRLKGNRLKLVPLGVFTGLSNLTKLDISENKIVILLDYMFQDLHNLKSLEVGDNDLVYISHRAFSGLLSLEQLTLEKCNLTAVPTEALSHLRSLISLHLKHLNINTMPVYAFKRLFHLKHLEIDYWPLLDMMPANSLYGLNLTSLSITNTNLSTVPFLAFKHLVYLTHLNLSYNPISTIEAGMFSDLIRLQELHIVGAQLRTIEPHSFQGLRFLRVLNVSQNLLETLEENVFSSPRALEVLSINNNPLACDCRLLWILQRQPTLQFGGQQPMCAGPDTIRERSFKDFHSTALSFYFTCKKPKIREKKLQHLLVDEGQTVQLECNADGDPQPVISWVTPRRRFITTKSNGRATVLGDGTLEIRFAQDQDSGMYVCVASNAAGNDTFTASLTVKGFTSDRFLYANRTPMYMTDSNDTISNGTNANTFALDLKTILVSTAMGCFTFLGVVLFCFLLLFVWSRGKGKHKNSIDLEYVPRKNNGAVVEGEVAGPRRFNMKMI; this is encoded by the coding sequence ATGCTTCACACGGCTGTGTCATGCTGGCAGCCATTCCTGGGTCTGGCTGTGGTGTTAATCTTCATGGGATCCACCATTGGCTGCCCTGCCCGCTGCGAGTGCTCTGCCCAGAATAAATCTGTTAGCTGCCACAGAAGACGACTGATGGCCATCCCAGAGGGCATTCCCATTGAGACCAAGATCTTGGACCTCAGTAAAAATCGGTTGAAAAGTGTCAACCCTGAAGAATTCATATCCTATCCTCTGCTGGAGGAGGTAGACTTGAGTGACAATGTGATCGCCAATGTGGAACCAGGCGCATTTAACAATCTTTTCAACCTGCGTTCCCTTCGCCTGAAAGGCAATCGTCTGAAGTTGGTACCGCTAGGGGTATTCACAGGGCTGTCCAACCTCACCAAGCTTGACATTAGTGAGAATAAGATTGTCATCTTACTGGACTACATGTTCCAGGATCTTCACAACCTGAAGTCGCTAGAAGTGGGGGACAATGATTTGGTTTATATATCACACAGGGCCTTCAGCGGGCTACTTAGCTTGGAGCAGCTCACCTTGGAGAAATGCAACTTAACAGCAGTACCAACAGAAGCCCTCTCCCACCTCCGCAGCCTCATCAGCCTGCACCTGAAGCATCTCAATATCAACACAATGCCTGTGTATGCctttaaaagattatttcacCTGAAACACCTAGAGATTGACTATTGGCCTTTACTGGATATGATGCCTGCCAATAGCCTCTACGGTCTCAACCTCACATCCCTTTCAATCACCAATACCAACTTGTCTACTGTGCCCTTCCTTGCCTTTAAACACCTGGTATACCTGACCCACCTTAACCTTTCCTACAACCCCATCAGCACTATTGAGGCAGGCATGTTCTCTGACCTGATTCGCCTTCAGGAGCTTCATATAGTGGGGGCCCAGCTCCGCACCATTGAGCCTCACTCTTTCCAAGGGCTCCGCTTCCTTCGTGTGCTCAACGTGTCTCAGAACCTGCTGGAAACTTTGGAAGAGAATGTCTTCTCTTCCCCTAGGGCTTTGGAGGTCCTGAGCATTAATAACAACCCACTGGCCTGTGACTGCCGTCTCCTCTGGATCCTTCAGCGCCAGCCCACCCTGCAGTTCGGTGGCCAGCAGCCCATGTGCGCTGGTCCAGACACCATCCGTGAGAGGTCATTCAAGGATTTCCATAGCACTGCCCTTTCTTTTTACTTCACCTGCAAGAAACCCAAAATCCGTGAGAAGAAGCTACAGCATCTGCTGGTGGACGAAGGGCAGACGGTCCAGTTAGAATGCAATGCCGATGGAGATCCGCAGCCTGTGATTTCCTGGGTGACACCCCGAAGGCGTTTCATCACCACCAAGTCCAATGGAAGAGCCACCGTGTTGGGCGATGGCACCTTGGAAATCCGATTTGCCCAAGATCAAGACAGTGGGATGTATGTTTGCGTCGCTAGCAACGCTGCTGGGAATGACACCTTCACAGCCTCTTTAACTGTGAAAGGATTCACTTCAGACCGCTTCCTCTACGCAAACAGGACCCCTATGTACATGACCGACTCCAATGACACCATTTCCAATGGCACCAATGCCAACACCTTTGCCCTGGACCTTAAAACAATACTGGTGTCTACAGCCATGGGCTGTTTCACATTCCTGGgggtggttttattttgttttctcctcctttttGTGTGGAGCCGAGGGAAAGGCAAGCACAAAAACAGCATTGACCTTGAATATGTGCCCCGAAAAAACAATGGTGCTGTTGTGGAAGGGGAGGTGGCTGGACCCAGGAGGTTCAACATGAAAATGATTTGA